Genomic segment of Pongo pygmaeus isolate AG05252 chromosome 1, NHGRI_mPonPyg2-v2.0_pri, whole genome shotgun sequence:
aatgttggTCTCTGTTCTAGAGAGCAGGGAGTTGAAGGGGAATTGTAGAGAGAGGAATGCAATCTCAAGAATATCAGTCTAGGCTTGGAAAAAAATTGGTTCTCTTATTAGCAGCATAGTATGACCTCGGGCAGCTTCTTTGGGTCTGTTTCCTTATCTTCAAAATGGACACTGTATCTGCCTCACGGGACTGTTGCTTGAGATCAAACGTGTAAAGCACTTATGTGAGCAATGTACTAAATGCTCCATGTAGAAGCAATTTCTGCAGTCAATGTTTTATTAAGGGAGTGACTGGCTGTGATTTCTGCATCTTGTATTTCCCTTCTACCTTAGCTCTTTCTCCTACTCCCTTCCTACAAACACCCACACCCTTTCCTCAGGAAGGGAACTGAGATTTCCAGAGGGGAATGGTGAGAAAGGAGAATGCTAGACAGGAAATGAGAACTGAAGATATTGATTTTGTTGCTACCTGGGCTGAAAGATACAGCCACAGGCAGAAATCAAGACGGTAAATCCTCTGGAGGTCTATGAAGAAAAGAGGACCAGAGAAAGCCAGTCTATGTTTATTTCAGGTCCTGCTGGTCAATCTTTGTGAAGGAACCTTCTTAATGTCGGTAAGTGTCTGGGTTCAGATCCCCTGCACCCTACCACCAACTCTACCactctagtttcatccatgttccacttatttaaacaaacatttaAGTTCTTTGTTGAGTGAGAATCTGTGCTAAAAAGACCACATCTCTCTCAAGGAGCCCATGGACATAAACACAGATGACTTCACTATAAGACAATCAGTGATAGTGCCTTTTAAGCAAGGGATATAAATCAAGTACCACCGGGATGGAGAGGATCCCTTGCAAATGTCTAGAGTCAAACTAAAGGCCAAGAAACAGCTTCTGTTGTTTCTGTCCTATGTGGCTATTTGTGGGTGGAGTGGGGGTGTAGAATTCATGCCCTCCTTATGCTTTTCTGCCAACCCCCTTCACTCCACACTTCCTTCCTGCTTGACCTCGGAGCTCTGTCCTCTTCTAGGTTGGTGATGAAAAAGACATCCTGCCACCGAAGCTTCAGGATGACATCTTGGACTCTCTTGGTCAGGGGATCAATGAGTTAAAGAGTAAGTCCTTACTCTTATTTTGGGTCTCTCCAGGGAGTGCAAGGGCATGCTTCTCAATCATTCCCTTCCAGAACTAAAATGAACTCACTCAGTAGTCCTAGACCAGCCCTAGAGGCCTAGAACCTAGGGCAAGTCTGAATTTGGGATTGTATTCTTCCTAAGCAATGGCAGAGAACCCATATCCAGATTCCCATCTCAGTCAGTAATTATGAACCCTACCCGATGGCTTTCCCCAGGAGCTTTCAGCCTGCAAGAAAGCCATTCTTGAAGGTGAGTTTGGGTAATTTCATCCTTCTGCCACCCTCTGAGATGGCCTTTATATCTCCTGCAGCTGCAGAACAAATCAACGAGCATGTTTCAGGCCCATTTGTGCAGTTCTTTGTCAAGACTGTGGGCCATTATGCTTCCTATATCAAGCGGGAGGCAAATGGGCAAGGCCACTTCCAAGAAAGATCCTTCTGTAAGGCTCTGACCTCCAAGACCAACCGCCGATTTGTGAAGAAGTTTGTGAAGACACAGCTCTTCTCACTTTTCATCCAGGAAGCTGAGAAGAGCAAGAATCCTCCTGCAGGTACAGTAACAGTCCCCATCAGTCTAAGCCCATAGAGGGTTACCTCTAGAATAAagaggaggggaaagaaagaatacTTCTCTTTAAAAACTCACAAAATAGCTGTAGGTAGACTTTTATTAGTGGAGTTGAAATGACATAACCTGAAACCTAAGAAAATGTCTAATGGGCTGCCATTTTGTGGAAGCTGGTTTACCCATTAGCCAACAGGACTGAGCCCTTTCCTCTTTGTTTTAGTCTAGAGCTAATTACTGCTAAGTATCCTCTGTTTATGGGCTCCTTTTTGGACAAAACTGAATGTCTGGATCTCCAGAAGCCTGTGAGGCCAGAGATATCCTGGCAGGGATGGGAGTATGGGGAGCAGACAGGGTATTTCTGATCCTTATTCCTGAGCTCATTATAATCTGCCTGACCAGATCAGATGCCTCTAACACCTGTATCTGAACCCACAGGCTATTTCCAACAGAAAATACTTGAATATGAGGaacagaagaaacagaagaaaccaAGGGAAAAAACTGTGAAATAAGAGCTGTGGTGAACAAGAATGACTACAGCTACACACAATTTCTGGACTTCAGCCCCTGCCAGTGTGGCAGGATCAGCAAAACTGTCAGCCCCCAAAATCCATAGCCTCACTCTGAGTCTTGGTATCCAGGTATTGCTTCAAACTGGTGTCTGAAATTTGGATCCCTGGTATTGATTTCTCAGGACTTTTGGAGGGCTCTGACACCATGCTCACAGAACTGGGCTCAGAGCTGCATTTTTTGCAGAGGTGACACAGGTAGGAAACAGTAGTACATGTGTTGTAGACACTTGGTTAGAAGCTGCTGCAACTGCCCTCTCCCGTCATGATAACATCTTCAACAGAGAACACACTTTGTGGTCGAAAGGCTCAGCCTCTCTGCATGAAGTGTGTGGACATGTAAGGATGAGAGTAAAGaggaaaatcttatttttatatgtgtctTTGGCTTTTACTATGGGTGGAGAACGAGGAAAATAAGGCAATGAATATGACAATCAAGTGGACTACAAGTGGAGGACCTGGCCACGGGGATATGTTTGCAGTGATAGAATCATGGGGGGCAGCAGCTCTACTTCTTCTAACAGGAAGGGTAAGAGATACTGgtaaaagcagcagcagcactggACACAGGGCATCTAAGTCCTTGGTTTGGAGTCAGGTGTGCTTTCCAGAATCCTGGGAGGAGAGGCTGCTCACTGAAGGGAAGAAGCTTCAGTCTAGAGTAATTTGAGGATAGGAATGTCAGTCAACAGCAGCCTGTGAAGAACTCTACATGGCTTCCATAAGTAGGTCTgtttccccatcactttcagtttGCACTAGTCTTTTACCTTCAGTCTTGGACATCCTACCTCCAACTGATCTTTATTTTGAGCAGCACAGTCCAATTCTTTAGCTAAAGGTGAAGGGATCTCTGCACTGATGTTCTTCCCCTTTGAGAAAAGAATCGTAATTTTAAGAGTCTGAAGGAGTTTAGTGGTCACCTAGTCTCTCCTCCCTTGATACCTCTACTGATACTTTCTACTCAAGCACTGGGAAGCTTTTTTTAGAAGAATCTTATCTTCAAAAATTCTACCTTTTttaatgtgtgtatttgtgaCCCTCAGAAGTTCCTAAATTCTATACAAAGAACACAAAAGTTTCTGGAGGGTGGAACCGGGCATACTGAAGTTCAAGCCAATGTAATTTGCTTTTGGGAGTGCAGAGACCTACTACAGGTGGCAGATGTCCCACTGTCCACACACCGTGCTTAGCTACACTATTATTCTTCACAGCTTCTaggaattacatttttttttggtagtttatgGCAGTGGTGCCTAAATATAGTTGTACCTCCAAAGGTTTCAGAACAGGAACTGGAATCCTGAGAATCTTGTGAAAATATCCTCTT
This window contains:
- the DENND2D gene encoding DENN domain-containing protein 2D isoform X4; the encoded protein is MAVIYPFMQGLREAAFPAPGKTVTLKSFIPDSGTEFISLTRPLDSHLEHVDFSSLLHCLSFEQILQIFASAVLERKIIFLAEGLSTLSQCIHAAAALLYPFSWAHTYIPVVPESLLATVCCPTPFMVGVQMRFQQEVMDSPMEEVLLVNLCEGTFLMSVGDEKDILPPKLQDDILDSLGQGINELKTAEQINEHVSGPFVQFFVKTVGHYASYIKREANGQGHFQERSFCKALTSKTNRRFVKKFVKTQLFSLFIQEAEKSKNPPAGYFQQKILEYEEQKKQKKPREKTVK